A genome region from Gymnogyps californianus isolate 813 chromosome 4, ASM1813914v2, whole genome shotgun sequence includes the following:
- the CEP44 gene encoding centrosomal protein of 44 kDa isoform X1 translates to MATGDLKGSIRKIEQGLRLLNYPRDVDYTVLVKGDPAAFLPIISYSFTSFSTYIAELLVKCDVELTAKSDLRFIEAIYKLLRDQFQYKPILTKQQFLQFGFAERKMQIVCDIINCVVKKHKELSNSNKVKSQTRKKLRSFKYEVWSNCDNVLADPSGSALNSKQKPQVERHSGNEVSGDLHPLPLPAQGGNEEELYLDHDVVEVKCEQVIEDNSQIEFLKSQLADCQEKLHKLDWMEDKLHVLEEKLKGKVIIDEKDWNNLLSRVLLLETELLLQSKKRDLPTEFSNISQECTSSRMPVSPDTERKEEMPESLHQSSGYSSLLSTDPSPKAVTINSRDLTDISKETTRQRMERISKIIEETSELLKTSSNTSEKT, encoded by the exons ATGGCAACAGGAGACCTAAAAGGAAGTATAAGAAAAATAGAACAAGGACTTCGCTTGTTAAATTATCCAAGAGATGTGGATTATACAGT GTTAGTAAAGGGTGATCCAGCTGCATTTTTGCCTATCATCAGCTattcttttacatctttttcaACTTACATAGCAGAACTTTTGGTAAAGTGCGATGTGGAACTCACAGCAAAGAGTGACTTGCGTTTTATTGAAGCTATTTATAAG CTTCTTCGAGATCAATTTCAATATAAACCAATTTTaacaaaacagcagtttcttcagtttggctttgcagaaagaaaaatgcagattgtTTGTGACATTATCAACTGTGTGGTGAAAAAACATAAGGAATTAAGTAACTCGAATAAG GTTAAATcccaaacaaggaaaaaactcAGATCTTTTAAATATGAAGTATGGTCAAATTGTGATAATGTCCTTGCTGATCCTAGTGGCAGTGCTCTGAATTCCAAACAG AAGCCTCAAGTAGAACGGCACTCAGGAAATGAAGTTAGTGGTGACCTTCATCCACTACCCCTTCCAGCACAGGGAGGTAATGAAGAAGAATTGTACCTAGATCATGATGTTGTGGAAGTTAAATGTGAACAA GTCATAGAAGATAATTCTCAGATTGAGTTCCTAAAGAGTCAGCTTGCTGATTGCCAGGAAAAGCTTCATAAGCTCGATTGGATGGAAGATAAACTACATGTTttagaagagaaactgaaaggaaaggtGATCATAGATGAGAAAGACTGGAATAACTTGTTAAGTCGAGTTTTGCTTCTTGAAACAGAACTGTTGTTGCAATCCAAAAAG AGAGACTTACCTACAGAGTTCAGCAATATAAGTCAAGAATGTACTTCTAGTAGGATGCCAGTTTCTCCTG atacagagaggaaggaggagatgcCAGAGAGCCTTCATCAGTCGTCTGGATACAGTTCACTATTATCCACAGACCCATCTCCCAAAGCCGTGACCATTAATTCTCGTGATCTGACAGACATTTCAAAG GAGACAACAAGACAAAGAATGGAAAGGATAAGTAAAAT aattgaaGAAACCTCAGAATTGTTGAAAACATCAAGCAACACCTCTGAGAAGACCTGA
- the CEP44 gene encoding centrosomal protein of 44 kDa isoform X2 yields the protein MATGDLKGSIRKIEQGLRLLNYPRDVDYTVLVKGDPAAFLPIISYSFTSFSTYIAELLVKCDVELTAKSDLRFIEAIYKLLRDQFQYKPILTKQQFLQFGFAERKMQIVCDIINCVVKKHKELSNSNKVKSQTRKKLRSFKYEVWSNCDNVLADPSGSALNSKQKPQVERHSGNEVSGDLHPLPLPAQGGNEEELYLDHDVVEVKCEQVIEDNSQIEFLKSQLADCQEKLHKLDWMEDKLHVLEEKLKGKVIIDEKDWNNLLSRVLLLETELLLQSKKRDLPTEFSNISQECTSSRMPVSPAI from the exons ATGGCAACAGGAGACCTAAAAGGAAGTATAAGAAAAATAGAACAAGGACTTCGCTTGTTAAATTATCCAAGAGATGTGGATTATACAGT GTTAGTAAAGGGTGATCCAGCTGCATTTTTGCCTATCATCAGCTattcttttacatctttttcaACTTACATAGCAGAACTTTTGGTAAAGTGCGATGTGGAACTCACAGCAAAGAGTGACTTGCGTTTTATTGAAGCTATTTATAAG CTTCTTCGAGATCAATTTCAATATAAACCAATTTTaacaaaacagcagtttcttcagtttggctttgcagaaagaaaaatgcagattgtTTGTGACATTATCAACTGTGTGGTGAAAAAACATAAGGAATTAAGTAACTCGAATAAG GTTAAATcccaaacaaggaaaaaactcAGATCTTTTAAATATGAAGTATGGTCAAATTGTGATAATGTCCTTGCTGATCCTAGTGGCAGTGCTCTGAATTCCAAACAG AAGCCTCAAGTAGAACGGCACTCAGGAAATGAAGTTAGTGGTGACCTTCATCCACTACCCCTTCCAGCACAGGGAGGTAATGAAGAAGAATTGTACCTAGATCATGATGTTGTGGAAGTTAAATGTGAACAA GTCATAGAAGATAATTCTCAGATTGAGTTCCTAAAGAGTCAGCTTGCTGATTGCCAGGAAAAGCTTCATAAGCTCGATTGGATGGAAGATAAACTACATGTTttagaagagaaactgaaaggaaaggtGATCATAGATGAGAAAGACTGGAATAACTTGTTAAGTCGAGTTTTGCTTCTTGAAACAGAACTGTTGTTGCAATCCAAAAAG AGAGACTTACCTACAGAGTTCAGCAATATAAGTCAAGAATGTACTTCTAGTAGGATGCCAGTTTCTCCTG CTATTTGA